A single Tenacibaculum sp. Bg11-29 DNA region contains:
- a CDS encoding HlyD family secretion protein, with amino-acid sequence MKNNNYIIGISIITANFFSCSDTNEKADGYGNFEATEITISAENNGKLMQFDLNEGDKLEVNKFIGYVDTIPLALQREQLIIAKSVINSKSKGVLSQINVLNAQLKTANKNERRIENLIKDNAGTQKQLDAIKGEIAVVKSQIRSVEINNAPAVNELEAIDIQLKQIAYKIQKSKIINPVNGTVLNKYAELNEITAFGKPLYKIADLSTMQLRVYISETQLANLSIGQGVTVKIDANSTMKSYKGTVSWIAAEAEFTPKIIQTKEERVALVYAVKIKVPNDGSLKIGMPAEMWISTDK; translated from the coding sequence ATGAAAAACAATAATTATATAATAGGAATAAGTATTATCACAGCCAACTTTTTTTCTTGTAGTGATACTAATGAAAAAGCGGATGGTTATGGCAATTTTGAAGCCACAGAAATAACTATTTCAGCTGAAAATAACGGAAAATTAATGCAATTTGATCTTAATGAAGGCGATAAGTTGGAAGTGAATAAATTTATAGGTTATGTAGATACCATTCCACTAGCCCTACAACGGGAACAACTTATAATAGCGAAGTCTGTAATTAATTCTAAATCTAAAGGCGTGTTATCTCAAATTAATGTGTTGAATGCCCAATTAAAAACAGCCAACAAAAACGAACGTAGAATTGAGAATTTAATTAAAGACAATGCTGGTACACAAAAACAATTAGATGCTATTAAAGGTGAAATAGCGGTTGTGAAAAGTCAGATTAGAAGCGTAGAAATTAACAATGCTCCTGCTGTAAATGAACTAGAAGCTATTGATATTCAATTAAAACAAATAGCATATAAAATACAAAAAAGCAAAATAATTAATCCTGTAAACGGTACTGTTTTAAACAAATATGCTGAACTAAATGAAATTACCGCTTTTGGAAAACCGCTATATAAAATTGCCGATTTAAGTACGATGCAGCTAAGAGTGTATATAAGTGAAACACAATTAGCAAATTTAAGTATAGGGCAAGGAGTTACCGTAAAAATTGATGCGAATAGCACCATGAAATCTTATAAAGGAACTGTTAGTTGGATTGCTGCTGAAGCTGAATTTACGCCAAAAATTATTCAAACAAAAGAAGAACGTGTTGCCTTGGTATATGCTGTAAAAATAAAGGTACCAAATGACGGAAGCTTAAAAATTGGAATGCCTGCTGAAATGTGGATTTCTACTGATAAATAA
- a CDS encoding OsmC family protein: protein MNYQIKASAVSKQDAVVHIKQSNIAFGTTSKTAETLPNPAELFLGSFASCILKNVERFSGMMKFKYTKATIEVNAIRLENPPRMENISYSLTIYSNDKKLNPDLLKKNIEKFGTIYNTVKLSCSISGTINTIKNV, encoded by the coding sequence ATGAATTATCAAATCAAGGCTTCAGCTGTTTCAAAACAAGATGCAGTTGTTCATATAAAGCAATCAAATATAGCTTTTGGCACAACATCAAAGACTGCTGAAACCTTGCCAAATCCTGCCGAATTATTCTTAGGTTCTTTTGCTTCCTGCATATTAAAAAATGTGGAGCGCTTTTCTGGTATGATGAAATTTAAGTATACCAAAGCTACCATTGAAGTAAATGCGATACGTCTTGAAAATCCGCCAAGAATGGAAAATATTAGTTACAGTTTAACAATTTACAGCAACGATAAAAAATTGAATCCAGACTTGCTTAAAAAGAACATTGAAAAGTTTGGTACTATTTACAATACGGTAAAATTGTCTTGTTCAATCTCTGGTACTATTAACACGATTAAAAATGTTTGA
- a CDS encoding aromatic aminobenezylarsenical efflux permease ArsG family transporter: protein MDFLKSLLEHYNIPIVSALILGLMTAISPCPLATNITATAFISKNISSKRKVFLSGLLYSLGRGFSYTAIGLLLYFGASKFHIARFFNQNGEKYLGLLLIIIGLIMLNIIKLHFLGKSNFQEKLSEKFKNKGLLGSFLIGVVFALAFCPYSGALFFGMLIPMSIVSADGLYLPIIFALGTGLPVIIFTYLLAFTAGKIGVFYNSITRIEKVMRTVAGVVFILTGLYYVFIFMGILE, encoded by the coding sequence ATGGATTTTTTAAAATCACTCTTAGAGCATTACAATATTCCAATAGTATCGGCATTGATACTCGGGTTAATGACCGCCATTAGCCCATGTCCTTTAGCTACCAATATCACTGCAACTGCATTTATATCTAAAAACATTTCGAGTAAAAGGAAAGTGTTTTTAAGCGGATTATTGTACTCTTTAGGTAGAGGGTTTAGTTATACTGCAATTGGCTTGCTATTATATTTTGGTGCAAGCAAGTTTCATATTGCTCGATTTTTCAATCAGAATGGAGAGAAATATTTAGGGCTTTTATTAATAATCATTGGCTTGATTATGCTAAACATAATAAAACTCCATTTTTTAGGGAAATCGAATTTTCAAGAAAAACTATCTGAAAAATTTAAAAACAAAGGGCTTTTAGGCTCTTTTTTAATAGGTGTCGTTTTTGCTTTGGCATTTTGCCCCTACAGTGGTGCTTTATTTTTCGGAATGTTAATTCCTATGTCAATTGTATCAGCAGACGGACTTTATTTGCCCATCATATTTGCGTTAGGAACAGGGTTACCAGTAATTATTTTTACGTATTTACTGGCTTTTACAGCAGGAAAAATAGGTGTTTTTTATAACAGCATTACGAGAATTGAAAAAGTGATGCGCACAGTTGCTGGTGTTGTTTTTATATTGACAGGATTGTATTATGTTTTCATTTTTATGGGAATATTGGAATAG
- a CDS encoding permease, whose protein sequence is MFDWIQNIADWFVYDTLNLSKEEHLAEALNFFIYDSTKILILLFVVIFFMGIVNSYFPIDKVKNYLSRNKLFGLEYLMASLFGVVTPFCSCSSVPLFIGFVRGGIPLGVTFSFLITSPLVNEVAIGLFIGLFGLKTTILYVISGVLLGTISGIILQNLKLEGYLTPWVKEILANAQRDQDIFKVEKQTFKQRLPIIWAEVAKIVKGIIPYVLVGIAIGGLMHGYIPEGFFEKYMNKDNLLAVPIATVLAIPMYSNASGILPVVQVLVAKGIPIGTAIAFMMGVVGLSLPEAMLLKKVMTLKLIAIFFSVVTLCIIISGYLFNIIL, encoded by the coding sequence ATGTTTGATTGGATACAAAATATAGCAGATTGGTTTGTTTATGATACCTTAAATTTAAGTAAAGAGGAGCATTTAGCGGAAGCTTTAAACTTCTTTATTTATGATAGCACAAAGATTTTAATCTTACTTTTTGTAGTCATCTTTTTTATGGGAATCGTTAATAGTTACTTTCCTATAGACAAGGTTAAAAACTACCTGTCAAGAAATAAATTATTCGGATTGGAATATCTTATGGCAAGTCTTTTTGGTGTGGTAACACCTTTTTGTTCTTGTTCATCAGTTCCTTTATTTATTGGTTTTGTAAGAGGAGGAATCCCGTTAGGTGTCACCTTTTCTTTTTTAATTACTTCGCCATTGGTTAATGAAGTAGCCATTGGTCTTTTTATTGGCTTGTTTGGTTTAAAAACAACAATACTCTATGTAATTAGTGGTGTGTTATTGGGCACAATATCTGGTATCATACTTCAAAACCTAAAACTAGAAGGCTATTTAACACCTTGGGTAAAAGAAATATTAGCAAACGCTCAAAGAGACCAAGACATATTTAAAGTAGAAAAACAAACCTTTAAACAACGCTTACCAATTATTTGGGCAGAAGTAGCAAAAATAGTTAAAGGTATTATTCCTTATGTTTTAGTTGGTATTGCAATTGGTGGATTAATGCACGGTTATATTCCAGAAGGTTTTTTTGAAAAGTATATGAATAAAGACAACCTTCTTGCGGTTCCTATTGCTACAGTTTTGGCTATTCCTATGTACTCGAATGCTTCAGGTATACTTCCGGTAGTTCAGGTATTGGTGGCTAAAGGGATTCCCATAGGAACTGCAATTGCTTTTATGATGGGAGTCGTAGGATTATCATTACCAGAAGCAATGCTCTTAAAAAAAGTAATGACCTTAAAACTAATTGCCATCTTTTTTAGTGTCGTTACACTTTGTATCATCATATCAGGCTATTTATTTAACATCATATTATAA
- a CDS encoding helix-turn-helix transcriptional regulator translates to MKRTLEHIAYNENTEALSKYAKALGHPTRIAILKHLEKQSCCFTGDLVDVLPISQSTVSQHLKELKNAGLIQGELKPPKIKYCINKENWKIAKMLFQQFFD, encoded by the coding sequence ATGAAAAGAACTTTAGAACATATAGCATACAATGAAAATACGGAAGCTTTATCTAAATACGCTAAAGCATTAGGACATCCTACACGTATTGCCATTTTAAAACATCTTGAAAAACAATCGTGTTGTTTTACTGGAGATTTGGTTGATGTATTACCAATTTCTCAATCAACAGTATCACAACATTTAAAGGAGTTAAAAAATGCAGGTTTAATTCAAGGAGAATTAAAACCGCCAAAAATAAAATATTGCATCAATAAAGAAAACTGGAAAATTGCAAAAATGTTATTTCAACAGTTTTTTGATTGA
- a CDS encoding thioredoxin family protein, translating into MTKIIKILGTGCPKCQSMTGVVKEVVATNNIDATIEKVEDIMKIMEFNVMITPALVIDNVITIKGRVPSKEEVLALLN; encoded by the coding sequence ATGACCAAAATTATTAAAATATTAGGAACAGGTTGTCCAAAATGCCAATCAATGACAGGTGTTGTTAAAGAAGTAGTTGCTACAAATAACATTGATGCTACTATTGAAAAAGTGGAAGATATAATGAAAATTATGGAGTTCAACGTAATGATTACACCTGCTTTGGTAATAGATAATGTAATTACAATTAAAGGTAGAGTACCTTCAAAAGAGGAGGTATTGGCACTGTTAAACTAA
- a CDS encoding UvrD-helicase domain-containing protein — protein MTTNSKSPAEIASEAALAKLYKAIDDNQCFRLEAGAGAGKTYSLIKVLQYLIDKKETSFLRKNQKIACITYTNTAKEEIEDRVDNNPIIYADTIHAFSWSFLSGFQKSIREFIPSISKKWESRIKEAGGLNNQVVKYDLGYPKATDSEILLHHDDVIKIMVHLLSKEKFKSLLTDRFPIILIDEYQDTNTDLADSIISQLIDSNYDIMIGLFGDHWQKIYGSNACGLIENERISEIGKNANFRSEKNIVHALNRMRPDLSQNEKDPDSEGEITIFHTNNFTGTRRAGGHWNGDLPIESSKTSIQQVKQLLTENDWEFDFENTKILMLTNNVLAEEQGYINLASVFRDSDDYLKMNDHYIKFFIDVLEPVCRAFENKKYGEMFSALNSNTPKLTNQNDKSIWNSNLNQLIEVRKSGTIGEVLALLKTSAQPRLSPKVEERESKFARIKLLEEVPEEEKSFISKIEKLKDINYQDVINLFEYINKNTPFSTKHGIKGKEFNNVLIIAGRGWNHYNWDQFLTWHNTAIPSGKQSTYERNRNLFYVCCSRPKKRLAILFTQELSLNALKTLSNWFGSDNLYSLSY, from the coding sequence ATGACAACTAATAGTAAAAGTCCAGCTGAAATAGCATCAGAAGCAGCATTAGCAAAACTCTACAAAGCGATTGATGATAATCAATGTTTTAGATTAGAAGCAGGGGCAGGAGCGGGAAAAACTTACTCATTAATTAAGGTGTTGCAATACTTAATTGATAAAAAAGAAACTTCTTTCCTTAGAAAAAATCAAAAGATAGCCTGCATAACATATACAAACACAGCAAAGGAAGAAATAGAAGATAGGGTTGATAACAATCCTATTATCTATGCAGATACGATACATGCATTTAGTTGGAGTTTTTTAAGTGGGTTTCAAAAAAGTATTCGAGAATTTATCCCTTCTATTAGTAAAAAATGGGAAAGTCGAATTAAAGAAGCTGGTGGATTAAACAATCAAGTAGTTAAATATGATTTAGGCTATCCTAAAGCTACAGACAGTGAAATTTTATTGCACCACGATGATGTAATAAAAATTATGGTTCATCTTTTATCAAAAGAAAAATTTAAAAGCTTATTAACCGATCGGTTTCCTATAATCTTAATTGATGAATATCAAGATACTAATACAGACTTAGCAGACTCTATTATAAGCCAATTAATAGATTCAAATTATGATATTATGATTGGATTATTTGGAGACCATTGGCAAAAAATATATGGTTCTAATGCCTGTGGTCTAATCGAAAATGAAAGAATTAGTGAAATCGGTAAAAACGCCAATTTTAGATCTGAAAAAAATATAGTTCACGCATTAAACAGGATGAGACCAGATCTTTCTCAAAATGAGAAAGATCCAGATTCGGAAGGGGAAATAACTATATTTCATACTAATAATTTTACAGGAACTAGGAGGGCTGGAGGTCATTGGAATGGTGATTTGCCAATTGAATCATCAAAAACAAGTATTCAACAAGTAAAACAATTACTAACCGAAAATGATTGGGAATTTGATTTTGAAAACACGAAAATATTAATGTTAACGAATAATGTTTTAGCCGAAGAGCAAGGATATATAAATCTAGCTTCAGTTTTTAGAGATTCAGATGATTATTTAAAAATGAACGATCATTATATTAAGTTTTTCATTGATGTCTTAGAGCCAGTTTGTAGGGCCTTTGAAAATAAAAAATATGGAGAAATGTTTTCGGCATTAAATTCCAATACACCTAAATTGACTAATCAAAATGATAAATCAATTTGGAATTCAAATTTAAACCAACTAATAGAAGTTAGAAAATCTGGAACAATTGGAGAAGTACTTGCGTTGCTAAAAACATCAGCACAACCAAGGTTATCACCAAAAGTTGAAGAAAGAGAATCCAAATTCGCTAGAATTAAGCTTTTAGAGGAAGTTCCAGAAGAAGAAAAATCTTTTATTTCTAAAATTGAAAAGTTAAAAGATATAAACTATCAAGATGTAATAAATTTATTTGAATATATAAATAAGAACACACCTTTTTCTACTAAACATGGAATAAAGGGGAAAGAATTCAACAATGTTCTTATCATTGCAGGTAGAGGATGGAATCATTATAATTGGGATCAATTTTTAACGTGGCATAATACAGCTATTCCCTCAGGAAAACAGAGTACTTACGAAAGGAATAGAAATTTATTTTACGTTTGTTGTTCTCGTCCCAAAAAGAGACTAGCTATTCTTTTTACACAAGAGTTATCTTTGAATGCTTTAAAAACACTTTCTAATTGGTTTGGAAGTGACAATTTATATTCATTAAGTTATTAG
- a CDS encoding ATP-dependent endonuclease: MKIKNARINNFRLLKNIDLSFNDKSTVIVGRNNSGKTSLTEIFRRFFSESNSQKFKLEDFSISAIEKFRKALTNKSADEGEDTIRDLFPKIELQLLVDYDDNKFDYGVLSEFIIDLEEENTEAIINISYQLKDGKIKAFFYDLDDPKNPEFLNIIRERIVKLYTTEITAIDPTDNTNIIKVDHSKLLELIGVDFINAQRGLDDVTQSERDVLGKVLSSIFKNASNENASEDMKQKSKSLNEEVDKIQNFIDTDLKEKLDEFLPTLSMFGYPGLSDPNLTTKTTFNAETIVESNTKILYKKSEGITLPETYNGLGSRNLIFILFKLFEYFRKYQSNPILVKNHLIFIEEPEAHLHPQMQEVFISKLYSIAETFSNDLNKGVKWPVQFVVSTHSTHIANEADFDTIRYFLTKNDGILAETEIKDLKEAFKTEEDNDDKDFIYKYLTLTKSDLFFSDKAILIEGATERILMPSFIKKIDSELEKKLSSQYLTILEVGGAYAHHFYKFLDFLNLKTLIITDLDAIDTNNNRTACLVSKGNETSNTGLKKWFSDLQEPVSDGDDSILSQIQLKTFEEKELEARRISYQIPEGEHGPCGRSFEDAFMITNKALFGITQNEKSAIEKEAYEQAEKLKNKKANFALEYALEKTDWNIPLYIKEGLTWLSKNVLTNQTTEENDN; the protein is encoded by the coding sequence ATGAAAATAAAAAATGCAAGAATAAATAATTTTAGATTATTAAAAAATATAGATTTATCTTTTAATGATAAATCTACAGTAATTGTTGGACGAAACAACTCAGGTAAAACTTCGCTTACAGAAATATTTAGGCGTTTTTTTTCAGAATCAAATTCTCAAAAATTCAAATTAGAGGATTTCAGTATTTCAGCTATTGAGAAGTTTCGTAAAGCATTAACTAATAAATCAGCTGATGAAGGTGAAGATACAATTAGAGATTTATTTCCAAAAATTGAATTACAATTACTTGTTGATTATGATGATAATAAATTTGATTACGGTGTTTTAAGTGAATTTATTATTGACCTTGAAGAAGAAAACACAGAAGCAATAATTAACATTAGCTATCAATTAAAAGACGGAAAAATTAAAGCATTTTTTTATGATTTGGATGACCCCAAAAATCCCGAATTTTTAAATATTATTAGAGAAAGAATTGTTAAGTTATACACTACGGAAATTACTGCTATTGATCCAACTGATAATACCAATATTATAAAAGTAGACCATAGCAAATTATTGGAACTTATCGGTGTAGATTTTATTAATGCTCAAAGAGGACTCGATGATGTTACCCAAAGTGAGAGAGATGTTTTGGGAAAAGTCTTGAGTAGTATTTTTAAAAATGCTTCTAATGAAAATGCATCAGAAGATATGAAGCAAAAATCAAAATCATTAAATGAAGAAGTTGATAAAATTCAGAATTTTATAGATACAGACTTAAAAGAAAAATTAGATGAATTCTTACCAACACTAAGTATGTTTGGTTATCCTGGTTTATCTGACCCAAATCTTACTACAAAAACAACTTTCAACGCAGAGACAATAGTAGAGAGTAATACTAAAATCTTATATAAAAAATCTGAAGGGATTACCTTACCAGAAACGTATAATGGTCTTGGTTCTAGAAATTTGATATTTATCCTCTTTAAGCTTTTTGAATATTTCAGAAAATACCAATCTAATCCAATACTTGTAAAAAATCATCTTATTTTTATTGAAGAACCTGAAGCTCATTTACATCCACAAATGCAAGAAGTTTTTATCTCTAAACTTTATAGTATAGCAGAAACTTTTTCTAACGATTTAAACAAAGGTGTAAAATGGCCTGTACAGTTTGTAGTAAGTACACATTCTACTCATATAGCTAACGAGGCTGATTTTGATACTATTCGTTACTTTTTAACAAAAAATGATGGCATTTTAGCTGAAACCGAAATCAAAGATTTAAAAGAAGCTTTTAAGACAGAAGAAGATAACGATGATAAAGATTTTATATACAAGTATCTAACACTTACTAAATCTGATTTATTTTTCTCTGATAAAGCAATTTTGATTGAAGGAGCAACAGAAAGAATCTTAATGCCAAGCTTTATAAAAAAAATAGATAGTGAACTAGAAAAAAAACTTAGTAGTCAGTATTTAACGATTTTAGAAGTTGGAGGGGCTTATGCTCACCATTTCTACAAATTTTTAGATTTTTTGAATTTAAAAACATTGATTATAACTGACCTCGATGCAATCGATACAAATAATAACCGAACAGCTTGTCTTGTTTCAAAGGGTAATGAAACAAGCAATACAGGATTAAAAAAATGGTTTAGTGATTTACAAGAGCCAGTATCTGATGGTGATGATTCAATTTTGAGTCAAATTCAACTGAAAACTTTTGAAGAAAAAGAATTAGAAGCCAGAAGAATTTCCTATCAAATACCCGAAGGAGAACATGGCCCTTGTGGAAGAAGTTTTGAAGATGCTTTTATGATTACAAATAAAGCTCTTTTTGGAATTACTCAAAATGAAAAAAGTGCTATTGAAAAGGAAGCTTATGAGCAAGCCGAAAAACTGAAAAATAAAAAAGCAAATTTTGCTTTGGAATATGCTTTAGAAAAAACGGATTGGAATATCCCTTTATACATAAAAGAAGGTCTCACTTGGTTGTCGAAAAATGTTCTTACTAATCAAACAACTGAAGAAAATGACAACTAA
- a CDS encoding nitrophenyl compound nitroreductase subunit ArsF family protein codes for MKSKIHENKTKIKDMSKAIKFLTIVVITLLFTSCKNQDKSQATILDTSVSKIEVLDFHSTRRCMTCNAIEKNTKYTLNTYFAEELKDHKITFQIINVDEKENEKIAEKFEALGTALILNVIKKGKETHINLTDFAFMNGNDQDAFSKELKAKIATELKSL; via the coding sequence ATGAAATCGAAAATTCACGAAAACAAAACAAAAATTAAAGACATGAGTAAAGCAATCAAATTTTTAACAATTGTAGTAATTACGCTACTATTCACATCTTGTAAAAACCAAGATAAGAGTCAAGCAACTATTTTAGATACATCTGTTTCAAAAATTGAGGTTCTAGATTTTCATTCAACACGTCGATGTATGACCTGTAATGCTATTGAAAAAAACACGAAATACACATTGAATACTTATTTTGCTGAAGAATTGAAAGACCATAAAATTACATTTCAGATTATTAATGTTGATGAAAAGGAAAACGAAAAAATTGCTGAAAAATTCGAGGCTTTAGGAACAGCATTAATCTTAAACGTGATAAAAAAAGGAAAAGAAACTCACATAAATTTAACCGATTTTGCTTTTATGAACGGAAATGACCAAGATGCCTTTTCTAAAGAACTGAAAGCTAAAATAGCTACTGAATTAAAATCGCTCTAA
- a CDS encoding TetR/AcrR family transcriptional regulator — protein MTKDKNTEEQILSAAKNIFQSKGMNGARMQEIADKAGINKAMLHYYYRSKQLLFEAVFKNAFSLLAPQLNVILNDDSSIEEKIKKFTSNYITFIIKHPYLPSFIIQELNRNPDFILKLKENKGFPNLDKFKIQVAQEIEKGIIKPISAAQLFINIMALNIFPFVAKPLIMAFTDTDDTTYKQLMEDRKIEVSNFIINSIKNV, from the coding sequence ATGACAAAAGATAAAAACACCGAAGAACAAATATTAAGTGCTGCTAAAAACATTTTTCAATCTAAAGGGATGAATGGTGCTCGCATGCAAGAAATAGCAGATAAAGCAGGTATTAACAAAGCAATGCTACATTATTATTATAGAAGTAAACAATTACTTTTTGAAGCAGTTTTTAAAAATGCTTTTTCACTATTGGCTCCTCAATTAAATGTTATTTTAAATGACGATTCTAGTATTGAAGAGAAAATAAAAAAGTTTACATCAAACTATATAACCTTTATTATTAAGCATCCTTATTTACCCAGTTTTATCATTCAGGAACTGAATAGAAATCCTGATTTTATTTTAAAATTAAAAGAAAACAAAGGGTTTCCTAATTTAGATAAATTTAAAATTCAGGTAGCGCAAGAAATTGAAAAAGGCATCATAAAACCTATAAGTGCAGCGCAACTATTTATAAATATAATGGCATTAAATATTTTTCCGTTTGTTGCTAAACCATTAATCATGGCATTTACAGATACTGATGACACTACCTACAAACAACTGATGGAAGATCGTAAAATAGAGGTTTCTAATTTCATTATCAATTCAATAAAAAACGTATAA
- a CDS encoding OsmC family protein — MSNLVYTSNIKIKRKKGSLRHAYLPAEKEPVQFGLHGAIAKHYGVSDTIDDPHATTIDYLISAVGGCLTGTFGGALKVRKIDADNDKLTSDVIGEVELEDNVLVIKRILVKYTLLAEEKDRKTIERVHKIHKEYCAVYKSVYKAIDITSELKIETI, encoded by the coding sequence ATGTCAAATCTTGTTTATACATCGAATATAAAAATAAAACGAAAAAAAGGTTCATTACGCCATGCCTATTTACCAGCAGAAAAAGAACCTGTACAATTTGGCCTTCATGGCGCTATTGCAAAACACTATGGCGTTAGCGATACTATTGATGATCCGCATGCAACAACTATTGATTACTTAATTTCTGCTGTAGGAGGCTGTTTAACGGGCACGTTTGGAGGGGCTTTAAAAGTTCGTAAAATTGATGCTGATAATGATAAACTTACGTCTGATGTTATCGGTGAAGTGGAGCTTGAGGACAATGTATTAGTTATTAAAAGAATACTTGTTAAGTACACTCTTTTAGCCGAAGAAAAAGACAGGAAAACTATAGAGCGTGTACATAAAATTCATAAAGAATATTGTGCTGTATATAAATCTGTTTATAAAGCAATAGATATCACTTCAGAATTAAAAATTGAAACTATATAA
- a CDS encoding TolC family protein: MKRFILILTILIALPTAAQERITLKECYQLVTNNYPLVEQLNLLEAQNKLDAAVIATSKLPQINLNAQATYQSDVIKIPIPNANIEPLNKEQYRATVSVNQLIYNGGIINATLNAKAIQLKTKQQQVAVTLYQLKQQINQLYFSVLLVQETTLLLAAKKTQLQAKFKEVKSAVKYGVLLPASDKVLEVELLKVQLQINEVENNKASLIESLSSLISKPLNKLTLFQNPIITTQLQGALNRPELKLFELKKNEIESFENLLLKQKAPKLHGFATGGYGNPGLNMLDNYFQPFYTVGVKLNWNVFDWNSNKKQRQSLAINKSIVANESAIFKLNTTIKLNKQQKEIEKTAITIAANQVIINLRKEVLQTAASQLKNGVITSSAYITELTNLYEDENILVKNKIQLQLAKANYNVIKGQ, from the coding sequence ATGAAACGTTTCATACTCATTTTAACAATATTAATCGCGCTGCCTACTGCGGCACAAGAGCGTATTACATTAAAGGAATGTTACCAGTTAGTAACGAACAATTATCCTTTAGTTGAACAATTAAATTTGTTGGAAGCGCAGAATAAATTAGATGCTGCTGTAATAGCAACATCAAAATTGCCGCAAATTAATTTAAACGCACAAGCAACATATCAATCTGATGTTATTAAAATACCTATTCCGAATGCGAATATAGAGCCCTTAAATAAAGAGCAATATCGTGCAACGGTTTCTGTAAACCAATTAATTTATAACGGAGGGATTATAAACGCAACGTTAAATGCAAAAGCTATTCAATTAAAAACCAAACAACAACAGGTAGCGGTTACTTTATATCAATTAAAGCAACAAATAAACCAACTCTATTTTTCTGTTTTATTAGTACAAGAAACTACGTTGTTGTTAGCAGCTAAAAAAACACAATTACAAGCAAAGTTTAAAGAAGTAAAATCTGCTGTAAAATATGGCGTACTCCTACCCGCTTCTGACAAAGTATTAGAAGTTGAATTACTAAAAGTACAACTACAAATTAATGAGGTCGAAAACAATAAGGCTTCTTTAATAGAGTCACTTTCAAGCTTAATAAGTAAACCTTTAAATAAGTTGACCTTGTTTCAAAACCCAATTATAACGACTCAATTACAAGGAGCTTTAAATAGGCCTGAGTTGAAGTTGTTTGAACTCAAAAAAAATGAAATTGAAAGTTTTGAAAACCTACTATTAAAACAAAAAGCACCAAAATTACATGGTTTTGCTACTGGTGGATACGGAAACCCTGGTTTGAATATGCTTGATAATTATTTTCAGCCATTTTATACCGTTGGTGTTAAACTAAATTGGAATGTTTTTGATTGGAATTCGAATAAAAAGCAACGCCAATCATTAGCTATTAATAAAAGTATTGTTGCTAATGAGTCAGCAATTTTTAAGTTAAATACTACGATTAAATTAAACAAGCAGCAAAAGGAAATTGAAAAAACAGCAATTACAATAGCAGCAAATCAAGTAATTATAAATCTTAGAAAAGAAGTTTTACAAACTGCCGCTTCACAGCTTAAGAACGGTGTTATTACATCTTCAGCCTATATTACTGAACTTACTAATTTATATGAAGATGAAAATATATTGGTAAAAAACAAAATACAATTACAACTTGCTAAAGCTAATTACAACGTAATTAAAGGGCAATAA